The following coding sequences are from one Phenylobacterium glaciei window:
- a CDS encoding YncE family protein, with protein sequence MTAARLVLFCAAAAIASAAQAAPSGYHITDRIAGPDGGWDYASYDAGRDRVLVARTTSVTAVDLKTRAVNPAFAPAARGHAAFPVNSGKEVAITNGSANTVTFVDATTGALLATVATGNGPDDAIIEPKTGLLLVMDHKGGTVTLVHAKTHTVAGTIAVGGILEAAAVDGKGRVFVNVEDKNQIAVLDIPGRKVTARYELAGCEGPTGIAYAAADKLLISSCDGVAEIVAAETGKVVRQIKIGDGADGVAYDAGRHLAFIPAGMAGTLSVISVSHGDATLIDTVMTQKGARTLALDTARGRVFLPVAKYVIPTDGGRPTPTPGTFELLVVGK encoded by the coding sequence ATGACCGCCGCCCGTCTCGTCCTGTTTTGCGCCGCCGCGGCCATCGCCTCCGCCGCGCAGGCCGCCCCGTCCGGCTATCACATCACCGATCGGATCGCGGGTCCTGACGGCGGCTGGGACTACGCCAGCTACGACGCGGGCCGCGACCGTGTGCTGGTCGCCCGCACCACCTCGGTCACAGCGGTCGACCTGAAGACGCGAGCGGTCAATCCGGCCTTCGCCCCGGCCGCGCGCGGCCACGCCGCCTTCCCGGTCAATAGCGGCAAGGAGGTGGCGATCACCAACGGGAGCGCCAACACCGTCACCTTCGTGGATGCCACCACCGGCGCCCTGCTGGCCACCGTGGCCACCGGAAACGGCCCCGACGACGCCATTATCGAGCCCAAGACCGGTCTGCTGCTGGTCATGGACCACAAGGGCGGAACCGTCACCCTGGTGCACGCCAAGACCCACACGGTAGCCGGGACCATAGCGGTCGGCGGGATCCTCGAAGCCGCCGCCGTCGACGGCAAGGGCCGCGTCTTCGTCAATGTCGAGGACAAGAACCAGATCGCCGTCCTCGATATTCCGGGCCGCAAGGTGACCGCCCGCTACGAGCTGGCCGGCTGCGAGGGACCGACCGGCATCGCCTACGCCGCCGCCGACAAGCTGCTGATCTCGTCCTGTGACGGCGTGGCCGAGATCGTGGCCGCCGAGACGGGCAAGGTGGTGCGCCAGATCAAGATCGGCGACGGCGCGGACGGCGTGGCCTACGACGCCGGCCGCCACCTGGCCTTCATCCCGGCTGGGATGGCGGGCACGCTCTCGGTCATCTCCGTGTCCCACGGAGACGCCACTCTGATCGACACCGTCATGACCCAGAAGGGCGCGCGGACCCTGGCCCTCGACACCGCCCGCGGTCGCGTCTTCCTGCCGGTCGCCAAATACGTCATCCCCACCGATGGCGGGCGGCCGACTCCGACCCCCGGCACCTTCGAGCTGCTCGTCGTCGGAAAATGA
- a CDS encoding phosphatase PAP2 family protein produces MIAKRLLLTATVTLLLTGPALAGEAPKPKATAIFLSATELDAARFLPPPPPSGSAIATAELAELHAIEKARTPEMLAQAKSDDVTKDASIFADAMGPGFDLKALPATAKLMAEVRNEEKVAADTAKAAFKRPRPWIIDPSVQSCSRGDEPLSSYPSGHATMGYSMAIVLADIAPAKAAALMSRASVYGGSRLVCGMHFRSDIVAAQALGTAVAIDLLHNPAFRADRDAAAAELRAAHLAD; encoded by the coding sequence ATGATCGCCAAGCGCCTGTTGCTCACCGCTACAGTCACCCTGTTGCTGACGGGGCCCGCCCTTGCCGGCGAGGCTCCGAAGCCAAAGGCGACGGCGATATTCCTGTCGGCGACGGAGTTGGACGCGGCGCGATTCCTGCCGCCGCCGCCGCCGTCCGGCTCCGCGATCGCCACGGCAGAACTCGCGGAGTTGCACGCCATCGAGAAGGCCAGGACGCCGGAAATGCTGGCCCAGGCCAAGTCCGACGACGTCACCAAGGACGCCTCGATCTTCGCGGACGCGATGGGCCCGGGTTTCGATCTGAAGGCTCTGCCGGCCACCGCCAAGCTGATGGCCGAGGTCCGCAACGAGGAGAAGGTGGCCGCCGACACCGCCAAGGCGGCGTTCAAGCGTCCGCGCCCGTGGATCATCGATCCCAGCGTGCAGAGCTGTAGCCGGGGTGACGAGCCCTTGTCGTCCTATCCGAGCGGCCATGCGACGATGGGATACTCCATGGCCATCGTCCTGGCCGACATCGCGCCGGCCAAGGCCGCGGCCCTGATGAGCCGAGCCTCGGTCTATGGGGGCAGCCGACTGGTCTGCGGCATGCATTTCCGCAGCGACATCGTGGCGGCCCAGGCTCTGGGGACCGCTGTGGCGATCGACCTCCTGCACAACCCCGCCTTCCGGGCGGACCGGGACGCGGCGGCTGCGGAACTCCGGGCGGCTCACCTGGCGGACTAG
- a CDS encoding response regulator transcription factor, which yields MKLLLVEDDKEAAAYLRRALSEAGHTIDYAGSGREGLMLAAGETYDVIVLDRMVPEIDGLAILRTIRASGVKTPVLLLTAMGGIDDRVEGLEAGADDYLVKPFAFAELLARVNALARRPPTQDVQTALTVADLTLDLLKRTVTRGGTRVDLQPREFQLLEYLMRHAGRVVTRTMLLESVWDFHFDPKTNIVETHMSRLRGKLDRGQGSDLIQTVRGAGYVLRAPD from the coding sequence ATGAAGCTATTGCTGGTCGAGGACGACAAGGAGGCGGCCGCCTATCTGCGGCGGGCGCTCTCCGAGGCTGGTCATACGATAGACTACGCTGGCTCGGGCCGCGAAGGCCTGATGCTGGCGGCTGGCGAGACCTATGACGTCATCGTCCTCGACCGCATGGTGCCTGAGATCGACGGCCTGGCCATCCTGCGCACCATTCGAGCGTCCGGCGTAAAGACGCCGGTCCTGCTGCTGACCGCCATGGGCGGCATCGACGACCGGGTGGAGGGACTGGAGGCGGGGGCCGACGACTACCTGGTCAAGCCCTTCGCCTTCGCCGAGCTGCTGGCTCGCGTGAACGCGCTCGCGCGGCGGCCGCCGACGCAGGACGTCCAGACGGCGCTGACCGTAGCCGACCTGACCCTCGATCTCTTGAAACGCACCGTGACCCGGGGTGGGACGCGTGTCGACCTGCAGCCTCGAGAGTTTCAGCTGCTGGAATATCTGATGCGGCACGCTGGACGAGTTGTGACGCGGACCATGCTGCTTGAGAGCGTCTGGGACTTCCACTTCGACCCCAAGACAAACATCGTCGAGACCCATATGAGCCGGCTGCGCGGCAAGCTCGACCGGGGTCAGGGCAGCGACTTGATCCAAACCGTGCGTGGCGCTGGCTACGTCCTGCGGGCGCCGGACTAG
- a CDS encoding PepSY domain-containing protein, whose amino-acid sequence MKRLLIVSTLALTLGAVTAQAGGYAGQALVKTARVTLAQATKTALKARPGKITDKELEKEAGGSGLRYSFDIKTAGVTYEVGVDAQTGKVLENAPEGKNPD is encoded by the coding sequence ATGAAGCGCCTTCTCATCGTCTCGACCCTCGCCCTGACCCTGGGCGCCGTGACCGCCCAGGCCGGCGGCTATGCCGGGCAAGCCCTGGTCAAGACCGCCAGGGTGACCCTCGCCCAGGCTACGAAAACCGCCCTCAAGGCGCGTCCGGGCAAGATCACCGACAAAGAACTGGAGAAGGAGGCGGGCGGCAGCGGCCTGCGCTATTCCTTCGATATCAAAACCGCCGGCGTCACCTACGAGGTGGGCGTGGACGCCCAGACCGGCAAGGTCCTGGAGAACGCGCCTGAGGGAAAGAACCCCGACTAG
- a CDS encoding efflux RND transporter permease subunit: MLSAIVRWSLSRPRLVAVAALLLLVYGVSVLAHAKYDVFPEFVPAQAEVQTEAPGLSAEQVEQLVTRPVEQAVNGAAGVAEVRSQSIQGISIVTVVFAEGSDPYRARQIVAEALGEAVTSLPAGVQPPKVTPLTSSTMDLLKIGFTSDKLTPMQLRDLIQWTVRPRMLSAAGVARATVYGGQIRRLEVQVRPNDLAARDLSLADVLAAVQKSTSVSGGGFIDTPQQRILIEPRGQALTAEDVAASTIPGPAGGAPVRIGDVAQVVDGPAPDVGDALIQGKPGVLISLSSQYGANTLDATHAVEAALEELRPAIEAQGVKIDSGLHRPANFIVAALGGIAEDLVIGAVLIALVLFVFMRNLRTVAVSFVSIPLSLLTAVIVLDWLGWTINTMTLGGLAVALGVVVDDAVIDVENIVRRLRTRGDTPAREVVLNASLEVRAPVIYATLVVALVLVPVLMLHGLQGSFFAPLAAAFIVATAASLAVAVIVTPPLAYLMLRNATLPEEPPFLARVKAFHHGLLERATGRARLAGISAGVALIATVAGLLLFNSELLPSFREGHFVLAVAGPPGTSLSVLRKYGEGITHDLLAIPGVESAEQQIGRSEGGEDTWGPERSEFHVELKPKLSGSEQDRIQAKIHEVLDSYPGLETEVLTFLGDRIGESLSGETASLAVGIYGADLDTLDRTAQQIAKVLEGVSGATDVKVQTPPQTPVVRIDLNFGALARYGLSPAEVLDAVQIAYQGGEAAQIYQESRALQIVVTTPPDLRQDPEAVGDLMIRGASGVTVPLSQVARVRLTDGRTAIAHQGGRPRQVVTANPAPRDVQRVTRQAQAAIGKLKLPPGVYLDYSGTAAGTKAAQQELLLNVGFALVAVVALLLIAFRNGRDVTLILASAPFALVGGVIAVALTGASLSLGSLVGFVTLFGVAARNAILLVSHLDHLVTTEGRDWSLDTLAQATRERVTPILMTALVTALGVLPLAIQTGQAGREIQGPMAIVILGGLFTSTLASLILLPAMIWGFGQPKADAASI; the protein is encoded by the coding sequence ATGCTCAGCGCCATCGTCCGCTGGTCGCTTTCCAGGCCTCGCCTGGTGGCGGTGGCCGCCCTGCTGCTGCTGGTCTACGGCGTCTCGGTCCTGGCCCACGCCAAGTATGACGTCTTCCCAGAATTCGTACCGGCCCAGGCCGAGGTGCAGACAGAGGCCCCGGGCCTGTCGGCCGAGCAGGTCGAACAGCTGGTCACCCGTCCCGTCGAGCAGGCGGTGAATGGCGCGGCGGGCGTCGCCGAGGTGCGCTCGCAGTCCATCCAGGGCATCTCCATCGTCACCGTAGTGTTCGCCGAGGGCTCCGATCCCTATCGCGCCCGCCAGATCGTGGCCGAGGCTCTGGGGGAGGCCGTCACCTCTCTCCCCGCCGGGGTGCAGCCGCCCAAGGTGACCCCGCTCACCTCATCGACCATGGACCTGCTGAAGATCGGCTTCACCTCCGACAAGCTGACGCCCATGCAGCTTCGCGACCTCATCCAGTGGACGGTTCGGCCCCGCATGCTGTCGGCCGCCGGGGTGGCGCGGGCCACGGTCTATGGCGGTCAGATTCGCCGACTGGAGGTCCAGGTGCGCCCCAACGACCTGGCGGCGCGCGACCTCAGCCTCGCCGACGTGCTGGCGGCGGTTCAGAAATCCACCAGCGTCAGCGGCGGCGGGTTCATCGATACGCCGCAGCAGCGCATCCTGATCGAGCCGCGCGGCCAGGCCCTGACAGCCGAGGATGTCGCGGCTTCGACCATTCCCGGCCCCGCCGGCGGAGCCCCGGTGCGGATCGGCGATGTGGCCCAGGTGGTTGATGGACCCGCGCCGGACGTCGGCGACGCCCTGATACAGGGTAAGCCCGGCGTGCTGATCAGCCTGTCCAGCCAGTACGGGGCCAATACGCTGGACGCCACACATGCCGTCGAGGCCGCGCTGGAGGAGCTGCGCCCGGCCATCGAGGCCCAGGGCGTGAAGATCGACTCCGGTCTGCACCGGCCCGCCAACTTCATCGTCGCCGCCCTGGGCGGTATCGCCGAGGACTTGGTGATCGGGGCTGTGTTGATCGCCCTCGTGCTCTTCGTCTTCATGCGCAACCTGCGCACGGTGGCGGTGTCCTTCGTCTCGATCCCGCTGTCGTTGCTGACGGCGGTGATCGTGCTGGATTGGCTAGGCTGGACCATCAACACCATGACCCTCGGGGGCCTTGCCGTGGCGCTCGGCGTGGTGGTGGATGACGCCGTCATCGACGTCGAGAACATCGTCCGACGGCTGCGGACCCGGGGAGACACGCCGGCCCGGGAGGTGGTGCTGAATGCCTCGCTGGAGGTCCGTGCGCCGGTCATCTACGCCACCCTGGTGGTGGCCCTGGTCCTGGTTCCGGTGCTGATGCTGCACGGTCTGCAGGGATCGTTCTTCGCGCCCTTGGCGGCGGCTTTCATCGTGGCCACGGCGGCCTCCCTGGCGGTCGCCGTGATCGTCACCCCGCCGCTCGCCTACCTGATGCTGCGCAACGCCACTCTGCCAGAGGAGCCGCCGTTCCTGGCCCGCGTGAAGGCGTTCCATCATGGCCTGCTGGAGCGGGCCACGGGACGGGCGCGCCTGGCGGGGATCAGCGCTGGGGTGGCCCTGATCGCGACCGTCGCCGGATTGCTGCTGTTCAATTCCGAACTGCTGCCCAGCTTCCGAGAGGGCCACTTCGTGCTGGCCGTCGCAGGCCCTCCAGGGACCTCGCTTTCGGTCCTGCGTAAGTACGGGGAGGGGATCACCCACGACCTGCTGGCTATCCCCGGCGTGGAGAGCGCCGAGCAACAGATCGGCCGCTCGGAGGGTGGCGAGGACACCTGGGGCCCGGAGCGCAGCGAGTTCCACGTCGAGCTGAAGCCCAAGCTGTCGGGCTCCGAGCAGGACCGCATCCAGGCGAAAATCCATGAGGTGCTAGACAGCTATCCCGGTCTCGAAACCGAGGTCCTGACCTTCCTCGGCGATCGCATCGGCGAGTCCCTTTCGGGCGAGACGGCGTCCCTGGCCGTAGGGATTTACGGCGCCGATCTGGACACTCTGGATCGCACCGCTCAGCAGATCGCCAAGGTGCTCGAAGGGGTATCAGGTGCGACGGACGTAAAGGTGCAGACCCCGCCGCAGACGCCGGTCGTGCGCATCGACCTCAACTTCGGGGCGCTCGCCCGCTACGGCCTGTCGCCGGCCGAGGTGTTGGACGCCGTGCAGATCGCCTACCAGGGCGGCGAGGCGGCCCAGATCTATCAAGAGAGCCGCGCCCTGCAGATCGTCGTCACCACCCCGCCGGACTTGCGGCAGGATCCCGAGGCGGTGGGCGACCTGATGATCCGCGGCGCGTCCGGGGTGACTGTGCCGCTGAGCCAGGTGGCCCGCGTGCGGCTGACCGATGGCCGAACCGCCATCGCCCACCAGGGCGGCCGCCCGCGCCAGGTGGTGACGGCCAACCCGGCTCCAAGGGACGTGCAGCGCGTGACCCGGCAGGCCCAGGCGGCCATTGGCAAGCTGAAGCTGCCGCCTGGGGTCTATCTCGACTATTCCGGCACGGCGGCGGGGACGAAGGCGGCGCAGCAAGAGCTCCTGCTCAATGTCGGCTTCGCCCTGGTGGCGGTGGTGGCCCTGCTGCTGATCGCCTTCCGAAATGGCCGCGACGTGACCCTGATCCTGGCCTCGGCGCCCTTCGCCCTGGTGGGCGGGGTGATCGCCGTGGCTCTGACAGGGGCGAGCCTGTCGCTGGGTTCGCTGGTGGGCTTTGTCACCCTGTTTGGCGTGGCCGCGCGCAACGCCATCCTGCTGGTGTCCCACCTCGACCATCTGGTCACCACCGAAGGCCGCGACTGGTCGCTGGACACGCTCGCCCAGGCCACCCGCGAACGCGTGACGCCCATCCTGATGACGGCCTTGGTGACCGCTCTGGGCGTACTACCCCTGGCGATCCAGACCGGGCAGGCTGGGCGTGAGATCCAGGGTCCGATGGCGATTGTCATCCTGGGAGGGCTTTTCACCTCCACCCTGGCCAGCCTGATCCTGCTGCCGGCGATGATCTGGGGCTTTGGTCAACCCAAGGCCGATGCGGCCAGCATCTGA
- a CDS encoding HAMP domain-containing sensor histidine kinase — protein MFRSTSLRLAALYTTGFALAVVILGMITLSSTRAALTAQFDARIASEAAALAEEYQTEGLNGVVQAVRERDRTPGALDYGLKGPNGVAMVGRLAANAAPIGWSTASVRHRGGESETIRVLTIALPGGYSLMVGDDEERVEALDGAVLRGFGWAFLGVVVLGVLGGYALSGDVHRRLAAISGTAEAIIDGDLARRVPVRGSDDDLDRLALTFNRMLDRIAALMESLNQVSNDIAHDMRTPLTRLRQKLEAGLATPAESQQVLEAGLTDLDSILETFAALLRIAQIEGGARRAGFRPCDLSEVARTVVDAFAPSAEEGQQTLTLIASGPVMVEGDRELLTQMLVNLVENALRHAGAGAQIAVWAVGDDAGRRLEISDNGPGVPEVAWERLFDRFYRLEHSRSTPGNGLGLALVAAIAKLHGADVELADARPGLTVRVTFPRPA, from the coding sequence ATGTTCCGTTCCACCAGCCTGCGGCTCGCGGCGCTCTACACGACGGGGTTCGCCCTCGCCGTGGTGATCCTTGGGATGATCACCCTGTCCAGCACGCGCGCCGCGCTCACGGCTCAGTTCGATGCACGTATCGCCTCGGAAGCCGCCGCCCTGGCCGAGGAATACCAGACGGAGGGTCTGAACGGCGTGGTGCAGGCGGTGCGGGAACGTGACCGCACCCCTGGCGCCCTGGACTACGGGCTGAAGGGACCAAACGGTGTCGCCATGGTGGGGCGGCTGGCGGCCAACGCCGCGCCCATCGGCTGGTCCACCGCCAGCGTCCGGCATCGAGGAGGCGAAAGCGAAACCATCCGAGTGCTGACGATAGCCTTGCCTGGGGGCTACAGCCTGATGGTGGGGGACGATGAAGAGCGGGTGGAGGCCCTGGACGGCGCCGTCCTGCGCGGCTTCGGCTGGGCCTTCCTGGGCGTCGTGGTTCTGGGGGTGCTCGGCGGCTACGCCCTGAGCGGCGATGTGCACCGGCGCCTCGCGGCGATCTCGGGCACGGCCGAGGCGATCATCGATGGCGACCTGGCGCGCCGCGTGCCGGTCCGCGGGTCTGACGATGATCTCGACCGGCTGGCCTTGACCTTCAATCGGATGCTCGACCGGATCGCGGCCCTGATGGAGAGCCTCAACCAGGTCTCCAACGACATCGCCCACGACATGCGGACGCCTCTAACCCGCCTGCGCCAGAAGTTGGAGGCTGGGCTGGCGACCCCGGCCGAGAGTCAACAGGTCCTGGAGGCCGGCCTCACCGACCTGGACTCCATCCTCGAGACCTTCGCGGCCCTGCTGCGTATCGCCCAGATCGAGGGCGGCGCGCGGCGGGCGGGGTTCCGGCCCTGCGATCTCTCGGAGGTGGCGCGCACGGTGGTTGACGCCTTCGCGCCGTCGGCAGAGGAGGGGCAGCAAACCCTGACCCTCATCGCCTCCGGTCCGGTAATGGTCGAGGGCGATCGCGAGCTGCTCACCCAGATGCTGGTGAACCTGGTGGAGAACGCCCTGCGGCACGCTGGCGCGGGGGCGCAGATCGCGGTTTGGGCGGTCGGCGACGACGCGGGGCGGCGGCTGGAGATCTCCGACAACGGACCCGGGGTTCCGGAGGTCGCGTGGGAGCGGCTGTTTGACCGCTTCTACCGGCTGGAGCACAGCCGTTCGACGCCTGGCAACGGGTTGGGGTTAGCCCTGGTGGCGGCGATCGCCAAGCTGCATGGGGCGGACGTCGAGTTGGCGGACGCACGCCCCGGCCTGACGGTCCGCGTGACGTTTCCCCGGCCTGCCTGA
- a CDS encoding TolC family protein has translation MKLTLRMSLAGLFLLSACQTYTPAPPRLDAYPAAAAGRSLTPPASGQWTVADLLAFALAYNPQIAEAAAKVRTAQATVQVAHVPQAATLTLTAEYSDEAAHWLYGVGSDIPLDIGARKSGRIGQAELAALQARYDHAEVVWTVRAALARAVTDRQSADAEIAIAGRAADLRRQRAERLDRRVAVGEDPRSLALTAHAEQVAAERRLADARGRRRQADVVLAKALGVAATAVADLNLAPPASATPDWRSLREQAPLTRKDVLRAVVDYDLAESALRTEVARQYPEVRIGPGYTYDHGVQKIPFNLTLVLPPLDLNRAAIAQAEARRTEAGRSLEAVQATVLAAADQAAASLATARDAEQLARDRDLPIARQAAQGSAAMVRAGEGDRIDDLAAQAAVLDAELALLDARRAHHSAILDLEDALRTPFDPAEHALLQDSFRRLGVAR, from the coding sequence ATGAAGCTTACGCTCCGCATGAGCCTCGCGGGGCTCTTCCTGCTTTCCGCCTGCCAGACCTATACGCCAGCGCCCCCGCGCCTCGACGCCTACCCGGCGGCTGCGGCCGGCCGGAGCCTGACGCCGCCCGCCAGCGGCCAGTGGACGGTCGCTGACCTGCTGGCTTTCGCCTTGGCTTACAACCCGCAGATCGCCGAGGCCGCCGCCAAGGTGCGCACCGCCCAGGCGACGGTGCAGGTGGCCCACGTCCCCCAGGCCGCCACCCTGACCCTGACCGCGGAGTATTCGGACGAAGCCGCCCATTGGCTCTATGGCGTGGGCTCGGATATCCCCTTGGATATCGGGGCGCGGAAGTCGGGGCGGATCGGTCAGGCCGAACTCGCCGCCCTGCAGGCGCGCTACGACCACGCCGAGGTCGTCTGGACGGTTCGCGCGGCCCTGGCGCGCGCTGTCACAGACCGCCAGAGCGCCGATGCGGAGATCGCCATCGCTGGGCGCGCCGCCGACCTGCGCCGTCAGCGCGCAGAGCGCCTGGATCGACGGGTCGCGGTGGGCGAAGATCCACGCAGCCTGGCGCTCACCGCCCATGCCGAGCAGGTGGCGGCAGAGCGCCGACTCGCAGACGCCCGAGGGCGCCGCCGCCAGGCCGACGTCGTCCTGGCCAAGGCGCTGGGGGTCGCGGCAACGGCCGTCGCCGACCTGAACCTGGCGCCGCCCGCCTCGGCCACCCCGGACTGGCGATCTCTGCGCGAGCAGGCGCCGCTGACCCGCAAGGACGTGCTGCGCGCCGTTGTGGACTACGACCTGGCAGAGTCTGCTCTGCGCACCGAGGTCGCCCGGCAATATCCGGAGGTCCGTATCGGCCCCGGCTACACCTACGACCATGGAGTCCAGAAGATCCCGTTCAACCTGACGCTCGTCCTGCCGCCCCTCGACCTGAACCGCGCCGCCATCGCCCAGGCCGAAGCGCGGCGGACAGAGGCGGGGCGCTCGCTGGAGGCCGTGCAGGCCACGGTGTTGGCGGCGGCGGACCAGGCGGCCGCCAGCCTGGCGACGGCGCGGGACGCCGAACAACTGGCTCGCGACCGGGACCTCCCCATCGCCCGCCAGGCGGCGCAGGGGAGCGCGGCGATGGTGCGGGCCGGCGAGGGCGATCGGATCGACGACCTGGCCGCCCAGGCCGCCGTGCTGGACGCCGAACTGGCACTGCTGGACGCCCGGCGGGCGCACCACTCGGCGATCCTCGATCTGGAGGACGCCCTGCGGACCCCCTTCGACCCAGCCGAGCATGCCCTGCTGCAGGACAGTTTCAGACGCCTCGGAGTTGCTAGATGA